The following proteins are encoded in a genomic region of Castor canadensis chromosome 19, mCasCan1.hap1v2, whole genome shotgun sequence:
- the Gdpgp1 gene encoding GDP-D-glucose phosphorylase 1 — protein sequence MSSSVHGYFPCLEQPDKVSCMAVLQNSEDDSYLLPPNTEAWEERGIPDFVYGQKELMVEGIQWPQTVPSTPDTVSLSRFDRALRSAWKQRVELGLFRYCLGELQTRTLPGAVGFVAQLNVERGVQRRRPQTIGSVRQAFDPQQFNFTKIRPGEVLFRLRREPDGPAIVQQEDILVVINVSPLEWGHVLLVPEPARGLSQRLVPGALRAGVEAVLLSLHPGFRVGFNSLGGLASVNHLHLHGYYLDHRLPVEGAPSVPLDPKGHLHLLQTLPVPGFLFYTSKPGSDLEALISRVCRATDYLSDHEIAHNLFVTRGAPPGKASPPLALTGVRVILWTRKSSFGIKEGEAFNVALCELAGHLPVKTSQDFCSLTEAAAVVLIQSCLLPQAQASEVQAALVALMAQEEP from the coding sequence GTCAGCTGCATGGCTGTTCTGCAGAATTCAGAGGATGATTCCTATCTGCTTCCTCCAAACACCGAGGCCTGGGAAGAGCGAGGCATCCCTGACTTCGTCTATGGGCAGAAGGAGCTTATGGTGGAGGGGATTCAGTGGCCACAGACTGTCCCCAGCACCCCGGACACAGTGTCACTGTCCCGTTTTGACCGTGCTCTCCGCTCTGCATGGAAGCAGCGGGTAGAACTGGGCCTGTTTCGCTACTGCCTGGGGGAGCTGCAGACCCGAACTCTCCCTGGTGCTGTGGGTTTCGTGGCTCAGCTGAATGTGGAGCGGGGGGTACAGAGGAGGCGCCCCCAGACCATCGGGAGCGTAAGGCAGGCATTTGACCCTCAGCAGTTTAATTTCACTAAGATCCGGCCAGGAGAAGTGCTCTTCCGTCTGCGCCGGGAGCCCGATGGCCCTGCCATCGTCCAGCAGGAGGACATCCTGGTGGTGATCAATGTCAGCCCCCTGGAGTGGGGCCATGTCTTGCTGGTGCCCGAGCCTGCTCGGGGACTGTCCCAGCGCCTGGTGCCAGGGGCATTGCGGGCTGGGGTGGAGGCTGTGTTACTGAGTTTGCACCCAGGCTTCCGGGTGGGCTTCAATAGTCTGGGGGGCTTGGCCTCTGTGAACCACCTCCACCTGCATGGCTACTACCTGGATCACCGGCTGCCCGTGGAGGGGGCTCCAAGTGTGCCCCTGGACCCCAAGGGCCATTTGCATCTGCTCCAGACCCTTCCAGTGCCTGGCTTTCTCTTTTACACCAGCAAGCCAGGGTCCGACTTGGAAGCCTTGATTAGCAGGGTGTGTAGGGCCACTGACTATCTCAGTGACCATGAGATTGCTCATAACTTGTTTGTGACCCGAGGAGCTCCACCTGGAAAGGCATCGCCTCCCTTGGCCCTCACAGGGGTCCGAGTCATTTTGTGGACCCGGAAATCCAGCTTTGGAATCAAGGAAGGTGAGGCTTTCAATGTTGCTCTCTGTGAGCTGGCTGGGCACCTCCCTGTCAAAACATCCCAGGATTTCTGCAGCCTGACAGAGGCGGCGGCTGTGGTTCTCATTCAGAGCTGTCTGCTGCCCCAGGCTCAGGCCAGTGAGGTGCAGGCTGCACTGGTAGCTCTGATGGCCCAGGAagagccatga